One genomic region from Salinicola endophyticus encodes:
- a CDS encoding tetratricopeptide repeat protein, translated as MPQTFSFLTRFEFRLASGLCHTRWMTRSPGKQRLMLKWFKRCADAGHLPARSLYGRVLLARGVSPQDKSTGARYVLQAAQEGDSHAQFQAGCLYEHGCNQYQPNEHHAVTWYARAGENGHRQAAERLAQAYLGGELGLAQDPARAEAWAQYADHLAGQTLLEAPQAAPLTH; from the coding sequence ATGCCACAGACGTTCTCTTTCCTGACACGCTTCGAGTTTCGTCTCGCCTCCGGACTGTGTCACACGCGCTGGATGACCCGCTCGCCCGGCAAGCAGCGGCTGATGCTCAAGTGGTTCAAGCGCTGTGCCGACGCCGGCCATCTGCCGGCGCGGTCGCTCTATGGCCGCGTACTGCTGGCACGCGGTGTCTCGCCCCAGGACAAGTCCACCGGCGCACGCTACGTGCTGCAGGCCGCACAGGAGGGCGACAGTCACGCCCAGTTCCAGGCCGGGTGTCTCTATGAGCACGGCTGCAATCAGTACCAGCCCAACGAGCATCACGCGGTAACCTGGTATGCCCGGGCCGGCGAGAACGGCCATCGCCAGGCTGCCGAGCGGTTGGCGCAGGCCTATCTCGGTGGTGAGCTGGGGCTTGCGCAGGATCCGGCGCGGGCCGAGGCCTGGGCGCAGTATGCCGACCATCTCGCTG